One Rhizophagus irregularis chromosome 5, complete sequence DNA window includes the following coding sequences:
- a CDS encoding uncharacterized protein (CAZy:AA1) — MSMGVVGALIIHDPDDPYLNEYDEEIIVMLTDYHHTESEILLKKFLTPSSEGDEINGKNNFDCSQAPHVSKCVDNSGLAKFEFVSNKRYRLRIINTSAFSAFFFSIDKHEMEVIEVEGSYTKRNKIHRLPINVAQRYSVIVTVNQPVDNYIMRSEFQKKCMPDDAKKLSIVKAIVHYDGAPEDSAPKDVPWKDFLEECIDLKHETLQPLYEENLPKATKEMELTIAFHNDSSGVVRAFFNESSYVPDIKFPTLSRIFAGKANNLPRDRNAYIFDTPGEVVDITFITKDNYHGYF; from the exons ATGTCGATGGGAGTTGTTGGAGCGTTAA TCATTCACGATCCTGATGACCCGTATTTAAATGAATACGATGAGGAAATCATCGTCATGTTGACTGATTATCATCACACGGaatcagaaattttattaaaaaaattcttgactCCTTCAAGCGAAGGCGATGAG ATCAacggaaaaaataatttcgatTGTTCACAAGCTCCACATGTATCCAAATGCGTGGATAATTCTGGTCTTgctaaatttgaatttgtttcTAATAAAAGATATCGTCTTCGTATCATTAATACTAG CGCATTTTCGGCATTCTTCTTTTCAATTGATAAACATGAAATGGAAGTTATAGAAGTAGAAGGTTCCTATACTAAACGAAATAAGATTCATCGTCTTCCTATCAATGTTGCTCAGAGATATTCCGTTATTGTTACCGTAAACCAACCtgttgataattatataatgcGATCGGAATTTCAAAAGAAATGTATGCCAGACGATGCCAAAAAACTTTCAATTGTAAAAGCTATTGTACATTATGATGGAGCCCCAGAAGATTCTGCGCCAAAGGACGTACCATGGAAAGATTTCTTGGAAGAATGTATTGATTTAAAACATGAAACTTTACAGCCATTATATGAAGAAAACCTTCCTAAAGCAACAAAAGAGATGGAACTTACAATCGCTTTTCATAATGATTCATCAGGGGTTGTTAGagctttttttaatgaatcttCTTATGTGCCCGATATAAAATTTCCGACATTATCAAGAATCTTTGCAGGAAAAGCGAATAACTTGCCACGAGATAGAAATGCCTATATTTTTGATACTCCTGGAGAAGTAGTTGATATTACTTTTATCACTAAGGATAATTATCAtggttatttttaa
- a CDS encoding uncharacterized protein (SECRETED:cutsite_SYS-YP; SECRETED:prob_0.9094); SECRETED:SignalP(1-22) — MMFVQNLGLLIILLSLINTSYSYPQHRVAFNPRGVNSVINRICIHWYDYHQNEISTECDIPAELFSSKTSPANWSIGYKLSIHTVAGTFHNGPYFWWDGWVNGIYCNDIHFHLREGGLVVVETLNKSIVYDKCSWE, encoded by the coding sequence atgatgttcgtacaaaatttaggattattgataattttattatctctTATCAATACTTCCTATTCATATCCCCAACATAGAGTAGCGTTTAATCCACGAGGAGTTAATTCGGTTATAAATAGAATATGCATTCATTGGTACGATTATCATCAAAATGAGATATCGACTGAATGCGACATACCAGCTGAACTCTTTTCATCAAAGACATCTCCAGCAAATTGGTCAATAGGATATAAACTCTCTATACATACAGTGGCTGGTACATTTCATAATGGCCCATATTTTTGGTGGGATGGCTGGGTAAATGGGATATATTGTAACGATATACATTTTCATTTACGAGAAGGTGGTTTAGTTGTTGTAGAAACTTTAAATAAGTCTATAGTTTATGATAAATGTTCCTGGGAATAA